In Halobacteria archaeon AArc-dxtr1, the sequence GTCGCCGACCTCTGGGTCGCCCTGGCCCGGGAGCAACGCACCCACGAGTCGGCGGTGTTACCCGACACAAATCGGGCCGCGATGCGCGAGATCCTCGCGAGCTACCGGCTAGATGGCGGTCTTCTCGTCGCTCGCCTGGACGACGAAATCGTCGGATTCGCCTCGCTTACCGTCGAGCAAGGGACACTCGAACTCGCCGAGAAGCGGGGGATCCTCTCGAACCTGTACGTCCTGCCGAAGGCTCGCAACCAGGGTATCGGAACGCAACTCCTCCGAGCCGCCGAGGACGCGCTTCGGGACCGTGGCGTCG encodes:
- a CDS encoding GNAT family N-acetyltransferase, whose protein sequence is MDRTRSVTIERARPSDLETVADLWVALAREQRTHESAVLPDTNRAAMREILASYRLDGGLLVARLDDEIVGFASLTVEQGTLELAEKRGILSNLYVLPKARNQGIGTQLLRAAEDALRDRGVDVLTLEAMAANEGARRFYRREGYEPRRVKMNRRLDEQAKNDTHSKDEQ